In Nocardioides sp. W7, the genomic stretch GGCCAGCAGGTGCGCGCCGAACGCGTTGAGCAGCACCGCCATCACCATGATCAGCACGAAGAGCACGAACACGCGCGTGAGGCTGTAGTCCTCGGCCCAGCCGGTACTGATCGTGCTGAGGGTGATGTCGAGGAACGTCGCGGCGCCGTACGCCACCGAGGCGGTGACGGCGATCAGGCCGATGAGGTTGAGCCAGCCGGTGAAGAACCCGGCGGCCGGGCCGCCGAGCTTGGCGGCCCACCAGTAGATGCCACCCGAGGTGGGGTACGCCGAGACCAGCTCGGACATCGTGAAGCCGATGATCAGGATGAAGATCGAGATGATCGGCCAGCCCCACGTGATGGCGACGGGGCCGCCGTTGCTCCAGCCCTGGCCGAACGTCGTGAAGCAGCCGGCGAGGATCGAGATGATCGAGAAGGAGATCGCGAAGTTCGAGAAACCGGACCAGGTCCGGTTGAGCTCCTGCTTGTAGCCGAGCTTCGCGAGCAGTGCCTCGTCCTCGTTGTGGATCTGGGAGTCAGCCATGGCGCACCTCCGGGACGTTCGTGCAATCGTGAAGCGGACGCTAGCCCCGGCGGAATCGGGGTGTAAACACCCAGCCGTAAATTCGGTATGAACCCAGACCTTTACTCTGTCGGGATCGATTGACTCCCCCGCTCGCCGGAACCGAGGATGATCCGCATGACCGCCGACCCAGCAGCCGGGCTCCCGGAGGCAGTTCTGCGGCCCGTACGCGGCCACCACGCCTTCGAGGCGTGCGTGGAGCGGCTGGCCACGGCGATCAGGCTGGGGGTCTACCCGCTCGGCTCCGTCCTCCCTCCGGAGCGCGAGCTGGCCACCCGGCTGCAGGTCTCGAGAGCCACCCTGCGCGAGGCGATGGCCGCCCTGCGCCAGGCCGGACTGGTCGAGACCACCCGTGGTCGCGGCGGTGGCACCGTGGTCACGCTCAAGCCGCGCACGCCCTCGGGGCGTGCGGCGGCGCGGATCTCCCCCGAACGACGGGCCGACTGGCTCGACTCGCTCGACTTCCGCCGTGTGATCGAGCCCGGAGCCGCAGCACTCGCTGCGGGACTCCCGCTCGCCGAGCCGGCCCGCGCCCAGCTGCAGCAGGCGCTCGACGAGGTCACCTCGGCCCGGCGGCCGGCCGACCACCGGCAGGCCGACTCCCGGTTCCACCTGACCATCGCGGCCCTCACCGGGTCCCCCCGGATGGTGGAGTCGGTGACGTCGGCGCAGGCGACGCTGCACGAGATGCTGCTGGCGATCCCCGTCCTCCACACCAACATCGCGCACTCCGACCGCCAGCACGCGGCCGTCGTACGCGCCATCCTCGCGGGGCGTCCCGAGCGCGCCCGAGCCGCCATGGAGGAACACTGCGACGACACCGCCGCGCTGCTGCGCGGACTGGTCGGATAGGAGCACGGATGCAGCTGCGCAACGACCGGCACCTGAGCATGGAGGACCTGATCCGCCGGATCGAGGTCCTCGAGATCGACACGGTCATCGTGGCGTTCACCGACATGCAGGGCCGACTCCAGGGCAAGCGCCTGCACGGTCGCTACTTCGTGGACCACGTCGTCGGGCACGGCACCGAGGGCTGCAACTACCTGCTGGCCGTCGACGTCGACATGAACACCGTCGACGGCTACGCCATCTCGTCGTGGGAGAAGGGGTACGGCGACATGGAGTTCGTGCTCGACGAGCGGACGATCCGGCTGCTGCCCCACCTCGAGGGCACCGCGATGGTCCAGTGCGACCTGGTCTGGCCGGACCGCTCCGCCGTCGTCCAGTCGCCGCGCACGATCCTGCAGGCCCAGCTCGACCGATGCGCGGAGCACGGCTGGACGGCGCTGGCCGGCACGGAGCTGGAGTTCATCGCCTTCGACACGACGTACGAGGACGCCCACCGCGCCGGGTACCGGGACCTGACGCCCGTCAACCAGTACAACGTCGACTACTCGATCCTCGGCACCACCCGCGTCGAGCCGCTGCTGCGGGCGATCCGCAACCACATGTACGACGCCGGCCTCGACGTCGAGGGCGCCAAGGGCGAGTGCAACCTCGGCCAGCACGAGATCGGCTTCCTCTACGCCGACGCGCTGACCACCGCCGACAACCACGCGGTCTACAAGAACGCCGCCAAGGAGATCGCCGCCCAGCAGGGCAGGGCGATCACCTTCATGGCCAAGTACGACGAGCGCGAGGGCAGCTCGTGCCACATCCACCTGTCGCTGCGCGGCACCGACGGGGAGCTGGTGTTCTGGGACGACGGCGCCCGCACGCCGCTCTACGACCGGTTCGTCGCCGGGGTGCTGGCGACGATCGCCGACTTCACGCTGCTCTTCGCGCCCAACATCAACTCCTACAAGCGCTTCGCCGACGGCTCGTTCGCGCCGACGACGATCGCCTGGGGCCTGGACAACCGCACCTGCGCCGTCCGGCTGGTCGGCCACGGCGCCGGGGCCCGGATGGAGAACCGGGTGCCGGGCGCCGACGCCAACCCCTATCTCGCCCTGGCGGCGATGCTCGCCGGCGGCCTGCACGGCATCGAGCAGGGTCTCGAGCTGGAGCCCGAGCTGGTCGGCAACGCCTACACGTCCGGGCGGCCGAAGGTCCCCGCGACCCTGGCCGCCGCCCGCGAGGCGTTCACCTCGTCGACGATCGCGCGCGCCGCCCTGGGCGACGCCGTCGTCGACCACTACACCAACATGGCCGACGTGGAGCTCGCCGCGTACCAGGCCGCCGTCACCGACTGGGAGCTGCGCCGCGGCTTCGAAAGGCTCTAGATGGTCTCGACAGGCTCGACCGACGAGACGTTCACCGTCGTCAACCCCGCCACCGCCGCACCGATCGGGGAGGTCCGGCTCACCTCGCTCCCCGAGACCGACGCCGCCATCGCCGCCGCGCACGAGGCGTTCGCGTCCTGGCGAGCGGTCGCGCCCGGTGAGCGGGCCCGGCTCCTGCGCTCCTTCGCGTCCGTGGTCGACGCCCACGTCGAGGAGCTGGCCGAGCTCGAGGTCCGCAACGCCGGCCACACCTGGGGCAACGCCCGCTGGGAGGCCGGGAACGTCCGCGACTGCCTCAACTACTACGCCGGTGCCCCCGAGCGGATGTTCGGCAAGCAGATCCCGGTGCCGGGCGGCGTCGATGTGACGTTCCACGAGCCGCTCGGCGTGGTCGGCATCATCGTGCCCTGGAACTTCCCGATGCCGGTCGCGGCCTGGGGCCTCGCTCCCGCGCTCGCCGCCGGCAACACCGTCGTCCTCAAGCCGGCCGAGCTGACCCCGCTGACGGCGATCCGCCTCGGCGAGCTCGCCCTCGAGGCCGGGCTGCCCGAGCACGTGCTGACCGTGCTGCCCGGCGCCGGGCCCGTCGTCGGGCAGCGGTTCGTGACCCACCCGCTGGTGCGCAAGATCTGCTTCACCGGCTCCACCGCGGTCGGCAAGCGGATCATGGCCGGCTGCGCCGATCAGGTGAAGCGGGTGACCCTGGAGCTCGGGGGCAAGTCGTCGAACCTCGTCTTCGCCGACACCGACCTGGCGGCGGCCGCCGCGTCCGCGCCGTACGCCGTCTTCGACAACGCGGGCCAGGACTGCTGTGCCCGCTCACGGATCCTGGTCGAGCGATCGGCGTACGACGAGTTCCTGTCCCTCCTGCAGCCGGCCGTCGAGGGCTTCCGCGTGGCCGTGCCGGAGTCCGACGAGGGCGCGGAGATGGGCCCGCTCATCTCGGCCACCCAGCAGGCGCGGGTGCAGTCCTACCTCGACTCCCCGGGATCCGGGGCCGAGGTCGCGTTCGCCGGCTCGACGCCCGGCGGCGACGGCTTCTGGGTGCCGCCGAGCGTCGTCACGGTCGACGACCCCGACGCCCGGATCTGGCGCGAGGAGGTCTTCGGTCCCGTGGTCGCCGTGATGCCGTTCGACGACGAGGCGCACGCCGTCGAGCTGGCCAACGCGACCGAGTACGGCCTCTCCGGCTCGATCTTCACCGACGACCTCGGCCGCGCGCTCCGCGTCGCGCGCGCGGTCGAGGCCGGCAACCTGTCGGTCAACAGCCACTCCGCCGTCCGCTACTGGACTCCCTTCGGCGGCTACAAGCAGTCCGGCCTCGGGCGCGAGCTCGGTCCGGACGCGCCGTTGTCGTTCACCGAGGAGAAGAACGTCTTCATCGCCCACTGATCCGCCCACCGGGTTTCGAGGCTCGTCGCTAGCGCTCCTCGCACCTCAACCACCGTAGGGAGCAGCAACTCATGGCAGGACGCATCCAGGACCGGGTCGCGGTCATCACCGGCGGCTGCTCGGGCATCGGCCTGGCGACGGTCCAGCGGTTCGTCGAGGAGGGCGCGAAGGTCATCATCGGCGACATCGACGACCAGCGCGGGCACCAGCTCGTCGGCCAGCTCGGCGGCAGCGACATCGCGTCGTACGTCCACGTCGACGTGACCGACAAGGAGCAGGTCGACGCGCTCTTCCAGGCGGCGAAGGACACCTACGGCTCGGTCGACATCGCGTTCAACAACGCCGGCATCAGCCCGCCGGAGGACGACTCGATCCTGGAAACCGACCTGGACGCCTGGCGCCGGGTCCAGGAGGTGAATCTGACCAGCGTGTACCTGTGCTGCAAGGCAGCACTCCCCCACATGCTGGAGCAGGGGAAGGGGTCGATCATCAACACCGCGTCGTTCGTCGCGGTGATGGGCGCGGCCACGAGCCAGATCTCCTACTCCGCGTCCAAGGGCGGGGTGCTGTCGATGACCCGCGAGCTCGGGGTCCAGTTCGCCCGCCAGGGGGTGCGCGTCAACGCGCTGTGCCCCGGGCCGGTGAACACGCCGCTGCTGCAGGAGCTGTTCGCCAAGGACGCCGAGCGCGCCGCGCGGCGGCTCGTCCACGTCCCGATGGGCCGCTTCGGCGAGCCGTCCGAGATGGCGGCCGCCGTGCTGTTCCTGGCCTCCGACGACTCCTCGTTCATGACCGCCAACACCTTCCTGGTCGACGGCGGCATCTCGGGCGCGTACGTCACCCCCCTCTGATGAGCGCCCCCGTCATCGGGCTGAGCACCTACCGCGAGGACGCCGCCTGGGGGGTCTGGCGGCAGCGGGCCGACCTGCTGCCCTCGCAGTACGCCCAGGCTGTGGAGGCGACCGGTGGGGTGCCGGTGCTGCTTCCCCCGGTCTCGACAGGCTCGGCCACCGATACAGGAGCGATGGCCGAGACGGTCATCGCCCGGGTCGACGCACTCGTGGTCAGCGGCGGCGCGGACGTCGACCCGAGCCGGTACGACGCCGCACCGCACAGGCGCACCGCCGGCTGGCGGCCCGACCGGGACGCCTGGGAGCTCGCGCTCCTCGACGCCGCCGAGGCGCGCGGACTGCCGGTCCTCGGCGTGTGCCGGGGCATGCAGGTGATGGCCGTGCACGCCGGCGGGACCCTCGACCAGCACACCCCCGACCGGGTCGGGCACGAGCGGCACAGCCCCGGGGGCGACGTCTTCGGCGACGTCGGGGTCAGCACCCGACCCGGCACCCGGCTGGCCGCGCTGGTCGGCGAGAGGCTCGACGTCCGCTGCCACCACCACCAGTCGGTGCGGACCCACCCGGGGTACGTGCCCGCGGCGTACGCCGACGATGGCACGCTGGAGGCCATGGAGCTCGATCCCCAGACGGCCGACACCCCCTTCCGCCTCGCCGTGCAGTGGCATCCCGAGACCGCGGCCGACGTCGGCCTGCTCGCGGGACTGGTGCGCGCGGCGGCGGCGTACGCGGCGAACGGCAGCCGCCGGTGAGGCCCCAGCCGCAGGTCCTGCTCAGCGCCCACCGCTGCGGCGCGGGCGGCGACAAGGAGCTCGAGAACACCCGGATCGCGCTCGACCGGGCGCTCGCGCTCGGCGTCGAGTACGTCGAGTTCGACGTGCACCGCTGCGCCGACGGCGAGCTGGTGCTCTTCCACGACGACTGGATCCCAGTCGACGGGGAGAAGCGCTGGCTGCGCGAGGTGACCTTCGCGCAGTTCTCGG encodes the following:
- a CDS encoding gamma-glutamyl-gamma-aminobutyrate hydrolase family protein (Members of this family of hydrolases with an active site Cys residue belong to MEROPS family C26.); translation: MSAPVIGLSTYREDAAWGVWRQRADLLPSQYAQAVEATGGVPVLLPPVSTGSATDTGAMAETVIARVDALVVSGGADVDPSRYDAAPHRRTAGWRPDRDAWELALLDAAEARGLPVLGVCRGMQVMAVHAGGTLDQHTPDRVGHERHSPGGDVFGDVGVSTRPGTRLAALVGERLDVRCHHHQSVRTHPGYVPAAYADDGTLEAMELDPQTADTPFRLAVQWHPETAADVGLLAGLVRAAAAYAANGSRR
- a CDS encoding FCD domain-containing protein, yielding MTADPAAGLPEAVLRPVRGHHAFEACVERLATAIRLGVYPLGSVLPPERELATRLQVSRATLREAMAALRQAGLVETTRGRGGGTVVTLKPRTPSGRAAARISPERRADWLDSLDFRRVIEPGAAALAAGLPLAEPARAQLQQALDEVTSARRPADHRQADSRFHLTIAALTGSPRMVESVTSAQATLHEMLLAIPVLHTNIAHSDRQHAAVVRAILAGRPERARAAMEEHCDDTAALLRGLVG
- a CDS encoding aldehyde dehydrogenase family protein; the encoded protein is MVSTGSTDETFTVVNPATAAPIGEVRLTSLPETDAAIAAAHEAFASWRAVAPGERARLLRSFASVVDAHVEELAELEVRNAGHTWGNARWEAGNVRDCLNYYAGAPERMFGKQIPVPGGVDVTFHEPLGVVGIIVPWNFPMPVAAWGLAPALAAGNTVVLKPAELTPLTAIRLGELALEAGLPEHVLTVLPGAGPVVGQRFVTHPLVRKICFTGSTAVGKRIMAGCADQVKRVTLELGGKSSNLVFADTDLAAAAASAPYAVFDNAGQDCCARSRILVERSAYDEFLSLLQPAVEGFRVAVPESDEGAEMGPLISATQQARVQSYLDSPGSGAEVAFAGSTPGGDGFWVPPSVVTVDDPDARIWREEVFGPVVAVMPFDDEAHAVELANATEYGLSGSIFTDDLGRALRVARAVEAGNLSVNSHSAVRYWTPFGGYKQSGLGRELGPDAPLSFTEEKNVFIAH
- a CDS encoding 3-oxoacyl-ACP reductase, yielding MAGRIQDRVAVITGGCSGIGLATVQRFVEEGAKVIIGDIDDQRGHQLVGQLGGSDIASYVHVDVTDKEQVDALFQAAKDTYGSVDIAFNNAGISPPEDDSILETDLDAWRRVQEVNLTSVYLCCKAALPHMLEQGKGSIINTASFVAVMGAATSQISYSASKGGVLSMTRELGVQFARQGVRVNALCPGPVNTPLLQELFAKDAERAARRLVHVPMGRFGEPSEMAAAVLFLASDDSSFMTANTFLVDGGISGAYVTPL
- a CDS encoding glutamine synthetase family protein, translating into MQLRNDRHLSMEDLIRRIEVLEIDTVIVAFTDMQGRLQGKRLHGRYFVDHVVGHGTEGCNYLLAVDVDMNTVDGYAISSWEKGYGDMEFVLDERTIRLLPHLEGTAMVQCDLVWPDRSAVVQSPRTILQAQLDRCAEHGWTALAGTELEFIAFDTTYEDAHRAGYRDLTPVNQYNVDYSILGTTRVEPLLRAIRNHMYDAGLDVEGAKGECNLGQHEIGFLYADALTTADNHAVYKNAAKEIAAQQGRAITFMAKYDEREGSSCHIHLSLRGTDGELVFWDDGARTPLYDRFVAGVLATIADFTLLFAPNINSYKRFADGSFAPTTIAWGLDNRTCAVRLVGHGAGARMENRVPGADANPYLALAAMLAGGLHGIEQGLELEPELVGNAYTSGRPKVPATLAAAREAFTSSTIARAALGDAVVDHYTNMADVELAAYQAAVTDWELRRGFERL